Proteins encoded together in one Musa acuminata AAA Group cultivar baxijiao chromosome BXJ3-6, Cavendish_Baxijiao_AAA, whole genome shotgun sequence window:
- the LOC103988745 gene encoding cysteine-rich receptor-like protein kinase 44 → MSPSSLSPFLKLLLLLLLFSVISADPLYNICGTTGNFSANSTYQTNLNRLLSGLASNVSASGFINDTVGRTPDQVYGFALCRGDVNSSACGSCVDTATQDIQQMCAYNKAAVIWYDFCLLRFSNGRIFSYDGNSPEFYMWNVNNITRADRFSKLLDLLLNRTTDRAANSAKKFATGTVSNFTSTFPMVYGLVQCTPDLSQTDCGTCLRGLYSPLPKLMVGKEGGRVIGVRCNMRFEVYSFYQGNSTLALTAPVESASEPTPPPASPPLATPAVPQRGKKKNAIGIVLAIVIPAATAVLLLISIVCVCYWRKRKRIPKPPYETDGEQIPSVESLLFDLLTIRLATANFSTENKIGEGGFGTVYMGLLPDGREIAVKRLSNSSGQGLGELKNELVLVAKLQHRNLVKLLGVCLEEEKMIIYEYVPNGSLDAFLFDPTRGQQLRWGIRYKIIAGIARGLLYLHEESQLRIIHRDLKASNILLDAEMNPKISDFGLAKLFGGDQTQGTTSRVVGTFGYMAPEYAMQGKFSIKSDVFSFGVLVLEILTGRKNSSTYDSDVAEDLLSYIWEKWRGGRAMEIVDPALGGRYQGGDVLRCVQIGLLCVQENPNDRPTMSTVVVMLNSETVSLQPPTRPAFCAGKSDANASLGSSNSTLPVEKSDRQSKSFPMSPNEVSVSEIEPR, encoded by the exons ATGTCTCCCTCCTCCCTATCCCCTTTCCTCaagctgctgctgctcctcctcctcttctctgtgATCAGTGCCGACCCGTTGTATAATATCTGCGGCACCACCGGAAACTTCAGCGCCAATAGCACGTACCAGACCAACCTGAACCGCCTCCTCTCCGGCCTCGCCTCCAATGTTTCCGCTTCTGGCTTCATAAACGACACCGTGGGGCGAACCCCCGACCAAGTGTACGGTTTCGCCCTCTGCCGGGGAGACGTCAACTCCAGCGCGTGCGGCTCCTGCGTCGATACTGCCACCCAGGACATTCAACAGATGTGCGCCTACAACAAGGCAGCTGTGATCTGGTACGACTTCTGCCTCCTCCGCTTCTCCAACGGGAGAATTTTCTCCTACGACGGCAACTCGCCGGAGTTCTACATGTGGAACGTCAACAACATCACCCGGGCGGATCGGTTCAGCAAGCTCTTGGATCTCCTGCTGAACCGTACGACAGACAGGGCGGCGAACTCCGCCAAGAAGTTCGCCACCGGGACGGTGAGCAACTTCACGTCGACGTTCCCGATGGTGTACGGCCTGGTGCAGTGCACTCCGGACCTGTCGCAGACAGATTGCGGGACGTGCTTGCGCGGTCTGTACAGCCCTTTACCGAAACTAATGGTGGGAAAGGAAGGAGGGAGGGTGATCGGAGTGAGGTGCAACATGAGGTTTGAGGTGTACTCCTTCTACCAAGGCAACTCCACGCTGGCGCTTACAGCTCCCGTGGAGAGCGCATCGGAACCGACCCCACCGCCTGCCTCTCCGCCACTTGCTACCCCCGCCGTTCCCCAACGAG GAAAAAAGAAGAACGCAATTGGAATAGTTCTAGCTATTGTCATACCTGCAGCGACTGCAGTGCTGCTGCTGATCTCCATTGTTTGCGTCTGCTactggaggaagaggaagcggaTACCGAAACCTCCAT ACGAAACTGATGGGGAGCAGATCCCGAGTGTTGAATCACTACTGTTTGATCTATTGACAATACGACTTGCGACAGCCAACTTCTCCACAGAGAATAAAATTGGAGAAGGTGGATTCGGAACAGTGTACATG GGACTGCTACCGGATGGAAGAGAAATAGCTGTCAAGAGACTCTCCAACTCTTCTGGGCAAGGACTTGGAGAACTGAAGAATGAGTTAGTTTTGGTCGCAAAACTCCAGCATCGAAATCTTGTAAAGCTTCTGGGAGTTTGCTTGGAGGAAGAGAAGATGATTATCTACGAATATGTGCCCAACGGAAGCCTGGACGCCTTTCTTTTTG ATCCTACGAGAGGCCAACAGCTTCGTTGGGGAATCAGATACAAGATCATTGCCGGAATTGCTCGAGGCCTTCTATACCTGCACGAAGAATCGCAGCTAAGGATCATACATCGTGATTTAAAAGCCAGCAACATCTTGTTAGATGCAGAGATGAACCCCAAGATCTCAGACTTCGGTTTGGCAAAGCTTTTTGGTGGCGACCAGACTCAGGGCACCACAAGCCGAGTCGTGGGAACTTT CGGCTACATGGCGCCGGAGTATGCGATGCAGGGCAAGTTTTCGATCAAGTCGGATGTGTTCAGCTTCGGTGTTTTGGTTTTGGAGATTTTGACCGGAAGAAAAAACAGTAGTACCTACGACTCCGACGTCGCCGAAGACCTTCTAAGCTAC ATATGGGAGAAATGGCGAGGAGGAAGAGCCATGGAGATCGTAGACCCAGCCTTGGGTGGGCGGTACCAAGGAGGCGATGTGTTGAGATGCGTCCAGATCGGGCTGTTATGTGTTCAAGAAAATCCAAATGACAGGCCGACGATGTCAACGGTGGTTGTGATGCTCAACTCTGAGACGGTCTCCCTCCAGCCTCCTACACGGCCTGCGTTCTGTGCGGGTAAGAGTGACGCGAATGCAAGCTTGGGCTCGAGTAACTCGACTCTTCCGGTCGAAAAATCTGATCGACAAAGCAAGTCATTTCCCATGTCACCAAATGAAGTTTCGGTTTCAGAAATAGAACCGAGATAG
- the LOC135640482 gene encoding homeobox-DDT domain protein RLT3-like: MNKKTMEQREKTPCRLQSLEKLYSEDKYPKQNKMEEYASSLNLTYHQIHGWFAERRRKDRRKNEALHSSHRGTAGTSRCAIKKMNQLVRQKCRYKDLEQLMKSHSGGRSNYAEKNHIFHLQILFPEDHILKKIFCKHGPVLGIEIDPPGDAFGHSTEFEKLQSCHDNQRIPRRSKVSQNFK; the protein is encoded by the exons ATGAACAAAAAGACAATGGAGCAAAGAGAAAAAACACCATGCCGACTACAGTCCTTGGAAAAATTATActcag AGGATAAATATCCTAAacaaaataaaatggaagaatatgCATCATCACTGAATTTAACGTATCATCAAATTCATGGCTGGTTTGctgagagaagaagaaaagatagaAGGAAGAATGAAGCTCTTCATTCAA GTCACAGGGGAACCGCTGGCACTTCAAGATGTGCTATCAAGAAGATGAATCAACTTGTCAGACAGAAATGTAGGTATAAGGATCTAGAGCAACTGATGAAGAGCCATTCGGGTGGCAGATCAAATTATGCAGAAAAGAATCACATTTTTCACTTACAGATTTTGTTCCCTGAAGACCatattttaaagaaaatattctgcAAACATGGTCCTGTCCTCGGAATAGAGATTGACCCCCCTGGAGATGCATTTGGTCACTCCACAG AGTTCGAGAAGCTTCAGTCCTGTCATGACAACCAACGTATTCCCAGAAGGAGCAAGGTATcacaaaacttcaagtaa
- the LOC103988744 gene encoding protein NDR1-like, with translation MLGSHGLCRFCLIFLLTIVFLVLLFYLTYRPIKPRYYLTAFSLLLNSSSSSSSSAPGAGAAVASFELAIKNRNKELGVYHDDLGLSLSLPPFNSSSSATAVVPGFYQGHQRTASKAGFFILSSSSSSSSKRPWAAVANGSAVFRIAVESAVRYKAVAWRSRRHRVSLAAEVAIDGEGKKTAEDRIRFHSCAPRIYCDVPFRHSIIAVVLVAFAALMLSGRL, from the coding sequence ATGTTGGGAAGCCATGGGCTGTGCCGCTTCTGCCTCATCTTCCTTCTCACGATCGTCTTCCTAGTCCTTCTCTTCTACCTCACCTACCGCCCCATAAAGCCCCGTTACTACCTCACCGCGTTCTCTCTCCTActcaactcctcctcctcctcctcctcctcggccccCGGTGCCGGCGCTGCGGTGGCCTCCTTCGAGCTCGCCATCAAAAACCGTAACAAGGAGCTCGGCGTCTACCACGACGACCTCGGTCTTTCCCTCTCTCTCCCCCCCTTCAATTCCTCCTCTTCTGCCACCGCCGTTGTCCCCGGGTTCTATCAGGGCCACCAGAGGACCGCATCCAAGGCGGGCTttttcattctttcttcttcttcttcttcttcttccaagcgCCCCTGGGCGGCGGTGGCGAACGGGTCGGCGGTGTTCCGCATCGCGGTGGAATCGGCGGTTCGGTACAAGGCGGTGGCGTGGAGGAGCCGGCGCCACAGGGTGAGCTTGGCGGCCGAGGTCGCGATCGACGGGGAGGGTAAGAAGACGGCGGAGGACAGGATCCGATTCCATTCCTGTGCGCCGCGGATCTACTGTGATGTTCCATTCCGGCACTCCATCATCGCCGTTGTTTTGGTTGCCTTTGCTGCGCTGATGCTGAGTGGACGGCTGTGA
- the LOC135640746 gene encoding peroxidase 27-like encodes MAIGFGVLKSFLPRYLALTNMAERLDARFLFHLALLSLLLGSANGNGLKFGFYKTSCPDAEAIVRKTVSSYFSRDPTVSAPLLRLHFHDCFVRGCDGSVLLNSTETNLAEKEAMPNQSLDGFYVIDAAKAALEKACPGTVSCADIVALVARDAVSLATGQGNSLYQVHTGRRDGFVSKASEAVANIPSAFSDFSELKAEFASKGLSVKDLAVLSGAHAIGNSHCFSFGKRLNNYKGKGDIDPTLDPNYAMELRNKCSPGINTVVEMVPGSSTSFDTKYYDLVAKGKGLFRSDEALLQDKRTRDYVYSRLHAPESSFFYDFGKSMMKMGKVGVLTGNAGEIRRNCALVNH; translated from the exons ATGGCCATTGGTTTTGGTGTTCTCAAAAGCTTTCTACCACGCTACTTGGCTCTGACAAACATGGCCGAGAGGCTTGATGCAAGATTCTTGTTCCACCTAGCTCTTTTGAGCTTGCTCCTTGGTTCGGCCAATGGCAATGGCCTGAAGTTTGGGTTCTACAAGACGTCGTGCCCGGACGCCGAGGCCATAGTCCGGAAGACCGTATCCAGTTACTTCTCTCGGGACCCCACTGTCTCTGCTCCGTTGCTTCGGCTGCACTTTCATGACTGCTTTGTTAGG GGCTGTGATGGCTCGGTGCTGCTCAACTCCACCGAGACCAATTTGGCCGAGAAGGAGGCGATGCCAAACCAAAGCCTCGATGGGTTTTACGTCATCGACGCTGCGAAAGCGGCACTGGAGAAAGCCTGCCCCGGGACGGTCTCGTGCGCAGATATCGTAGCTCTCGTAGCCAGGGATGCTGTGTCCTTG GCTACAGGCCAAGGCAATAGCCTCTACCAAGTCCACACCGGGCGGCGAGATGGGTTCGTCTCCAAGGCTTCCGAGGCTGTAGCTAATATTCCATCTGCCTTCTCAGACTTCTCCGAGCTGAAAGCAGAATTTGCTTCCAAGGGACTAAGCGTGAAGGACTTGGCTGTCTTATCAG GCGCTCATGCGATTGGTAACTCGCACTGTTTTTCCTTCGGCAAGAGGTTAAACAACTACAAGGGCAAAGGTGACATCGATCCAACTTTGGATCCAAACTACGCAATGGAATTGCGAAACAAGTGCAGTCCGGGTATcaacacggtggtggagatggttCCGGGCAGCTCGACGTCGTTCGACACCAAATACTATGATTTGGTGGCCAAAGGGAAGGGGCTGTTCCGTTCTGACGAGGCTCTCCTCCAGGACAAACGGACCAGAGATTACGTTTATTCTCGACTTCACGCCCCTGAGTCGAGCTTCTTCTACGACTTCGGCAAATCAATGATGAAGATGGGGAAGGTTGGAGTCCTCACAGGCAATGCAGGGGAGATCAGAAGGAACTGTGCTTTGGTCAACCACTAG